A window from Mauremys reevesii isolate NIE-2019 linkage group 9, ASM1616193v1, whole genome shotgun sequence encodes these proteins:
- the LOC120372208 gene encoding receptor-transporting protein 1-like — MKKLNMDSWREMFYEKIEEVKPQDHWDLKMHQNLDYNDLGPGWKQSLQEHAFASFQCSWCQHFWSSVQVVILFHMYLDQHRRKGWVKMRVFRQECYECSEGKLEEPNFKEESVQRVLENLVISIREKCYGEYVAQLSEVTVIGQHYGPHRSDHCEACRLGIHQRPKHMMYYGRPKDTVYHGTSKDTMSPVQLPSHDLPQDTICCDFKLCCVFCIICIFILIYMHSWILKLFK; from the exons ATGAAGAAGCTGAACATGGATTCTTGGAGAGAAATGTTTTATGAGAAGATAGAGGAGGTGAAGCCACAAGATCACTGGGACCTAAAGATGCACCAGAACCTTGATTACAATGACTTGGGACCTGGTTGGAAACAATCACTGCAAGAACATGCATTTGCCag CTTCCAGTGCTCATGGTGCCAGCATTTCTGGTCATCAGTTCAAGTGGTTATTCTGTTCCACATGTACCTGGACCAGCACAGGAGAAAAGGTTGGGTGAAGATGAGAGTCTTTAGACAAGAATGTTATGAGTGCTCCGAGGGTAAGTTAGAAGAGCCAAATTTCAAGGAGGAAAGTGTCCAGAGGGTCTTAGAGAACTTGGTCATCAGCATTAGGGAGAAATGCTATGGAGAGTATGTGGCCCAGTTATCTGAGGTTACAGTGATAGGACAGCACTATGGACCACATCGGAGTGACCATTGTGAGGCTTGTCGGTTGGGAATACATCAGAGGCCCAAGCACATGATGTATTATGGAAGACCCAAAGACACAGTGTACCATGGGACATCCAAAGACACAATGTCACCGGTTCAGCTACCATCACACGATTTACCCCAGGACACGATTTGCTGTGATTTCAAGCTTTGCTGTGTTTTCTGTATTATttgcattttcattttaatttatatgCACAGTTGGATACTAAAGCTATTCAAATAG
- the LOC120371507 gene encoding receptor-transporting protein 3-like, which yields MLLLKRGCKGEGENMKTWQRRFHQKMEWEKPNDTWSLTVEDNLSPRNPERPWHLYQQRKAFARFQCSCCTRRWPSAQVLILFHMHLDRSQRQGQVKMRVCGQKCKRCHGAKFEMPTFSQENIERILDNLVLKIRAKCYRESIANRDLADPIVEEDVEGPHDTTRCEACALGICYLSTYGFVIPASLAAASQSGQLAWRGADTESDWKLVCYVLPVVVALLIFAVLFSGK from the exons ATGCTGCTGCTCAAGAGAGGTTGTAAAGGGGAAGGTGAGAACATGAAAACCTGGCAGCGGAGGTTTCATCAGAAGATGGAATGGGAGAAGCCAAATGACACCTGGTCTCTCACCGTGGAGGATAACCTCAGTCCTCGAAACCCAGAACGCCCATGGCACCTCTACCAGCAAAGAAAAGCATTTGCCAG GTTTCAGTGCTCATGCTGCACCCGTCGCTGGCCATCGGCTCAAGTGCTCATTCTCTTCCACATGCACCTGGACCGGAGTCAGcgccaggggcaggtaaagatgAGGGTCTGTGGGCAGAAGTGTAAGAGGTGCCATGGAGCGAAGTTTGAGATGCCCACGTTCAGCCAGGAGAACATTGAGAGGATCCTGGACAACTTGGTGCTGAAAATCCGTGCAAAATGCTACCGAGAGTCCATTGCAAACCGTGATTTAGCTGACCCCATAGTCGAAGAAGATGTGGAAGGGCCACATGACACGACCCGTTGTGAGGCGTGTGCTCTGGGGATCTGTTATCTGTCTACCTATGGATTCGTTATCCCTgcttctctggctgcagcttCTCAGTCTGGCCAGCTGGCTTGGCGGGGAGCAGACACAGAGAGCGACTGGAAGCTCGTGTGTTATGTTTTACCAGTTGTGGTTGCTTTGCTCATCTTTGCTGTGCTTTTTAGTGGGAAGTAG